tttttatatttttatttttacactgatAGCAGTAAATtacctttttcactttttggGTCCATGTCTCTATCTACCCTAACCTACAACTTAGAAGACTATCCTATGCAGAAACACTGTTTCTGAGAAGGCATAAAAGTTTACATGGCATCATAACAGAGATCTAACACAGAGAAATATCCTGAAGTCAGCAGATATGCCCACAGCCAAAGCCCACTGCCTCCTGTGCAGGTACAAGGACCTAACAGGAGagttgaaaattaaaaaaaaaaaagaaagaagaaaaaaaacactctggGGAGAATAGGGACATGATAGGTGAGGTGTCCCCCAGTTAGTGTCCTATGCTAGTCACACATACACATCACTGTAGCAAAAGATTAACTCTAAAAGACAAAGACTTTAAATGAGAGCTAAGCAATGTAAGAAATTCCAAACAACATGTGAATTTCTCCTGATGTTAGATTGCAGACAGTCTAAATGCCATCAGGGTATCCAACCTGAATGGCAAGTTCATACTTAGACAGAGTTATGTATCATGTGAAGCTTTGGTGGTGGCCACCCCTGTCATAGGAAAGTGTTTTCAAGTCTTGCCTTGTATTTTAGGATGGGAAGGAAATGTGtgttaagcatttttaaaatcctcAAAGCAAGTCCCTTAGGTTATGAGGCTGTCATCAAATCCTGTGGTTGGATACCCCTCATCGCAGGCTGCATCATTTTCCTGTGCTGATGTATCATTtccaatggaaatattttggtctCTAATCCTGTCACTTGAAAGGAGCTTCTGTGGCAAAATAGGCATGTCATGAACAGGGAAATTAAAAGGTAGCATTACTGGGAACATAAAACAGTGTTCCCATTTACttaatttcagtgctttgcatACAAGATGAGCTTGTAGGTAAACACATTACAAGTGCAAATGGTGTCTCTGGACCTGGGGCAGTCTGGAGCACTATAAAAGCCCGTCCAACAGCAGGCTTCCTCATCGACTTCTcttgccttctcctccttcGTGAACAAGGTGAGCTGCAGTTGCCTTCTCCTcactctcttctttctcttgctttatcCTCTTGGTCTTCTGGCCTCAACCAAGTCTTTGCTTCCATGTAGGTCTTGGTGTGATCCTTGTTTGTTGACTCTGCTCCCTCCATCACTGTTCTGCTTGCCACTGTGGGGAGAGGCTGTCAGGCTGCTGCTCACACGCTGCATGTGctttccctgccctctctcccaggTGCACTTCCATCCCGCAGCCATGTCCTGCTATGATCTGTGCCGTCCCTGTGGCCCGACCCCTCTTGCCAACAGCTGCAACGAGCCCTGTGTGCGGCAGTGCCAGGACTCCCGGGTGGTGATTGAACCGTCTCCTGTGGTGGTTACCCTGCCaggccccatcctcagctccttcccccagaaCACCACCGTGGGATCCaccacctctgctgctgttggcagcatCCTGAGTGCTGAGGGAGTGCCCATCTCCTCTGGGGGCTTCGGCCTCTCTGGCTTTGGTGGCCGGTACTATGGCAGAAGGTGCCTGCCCTGCTAAAGCCCATGAGGAAGTCCAGTGAGTGCATCAACCGGGAAGCCTGAAGCCAGATTCCAAACTGAGgatggagctgctggctggggttTCCAGATGGGCTGAGCACCCTTGTGCCCTCCTGCAGACCAGAGAGGGAAGGCAGGGTGCCAGCCTGTACTGTCTGGAAACACGGCCAACAGATACCTTCTTCTCTCGTTTTCTTCTCTGCACCACGAGTCCTTGTTGTCTCCTGCTGTCCTGTGCCATGGGTTCATCCAGAAGAAAGTGTCCTGTTCCTTCTCCCTCTTGCCACATGAGGGAGGAAGACATGCATCGCATGTGGTGAAGGGGTGTCTGACTGCCAGCTGCCCTTGTGGCAGCCTGGACCAGATTCCTTCCAGCATTCACTGCTTTGATTCTTTCTTCATACCCATTAAAGTTTATGCTGCATTGTAATCTGAGTCTCCTCATGTTCCTTTTGCTATCGGGATGCCCAGCCAAGCAGTCCAGGGGGAAATGCAGTATCTTGGAGTGGAAAAGAGTAGGTGGATATGCTCCTAATGTGGACCTCCTTCCTGGCTGGAGGAGTTAGCTACCCTCAAGGGAGATGACTACTTTCCTCTGTCCACTGTTATTCCATAAAAGTaataaaggataaaaagaaaagtaagagacagaatttttcttaagaaaatacctttttgtaATTTCCAGTAAGTCTCCTCTACTTTTAATGtaacaattaaacaaaaattagaTCATCTATTTTTCATGACCTGGCTGAATTTCACatagttatttcaaaataattaacagattttaaatatatggcTTCAGATAGATATTGTGGAGAGATGGAATTCGTggtgttacattttttttcctgccagtttCATGCACAGAATAACCTGTTTATCGCTGTTTTATTCAAGCTATTTGAGGGTGCAGttaagtgctttttctttattggtGCCTGACATGGTAGGACACTTTTGCCCAGACACAGATCAGCACAACAAGTTGTGAACAGGAGCTTACCTAAGCAGCTGGAGAGGTTTCCTTTTATACACATGGAAATGATAACtgcaatatttaaatttaaacgAACAAAGCAATGCATGTAGTTACACATCTATATCTATGTGTAAGCAAGTACGAAGCCAGGGCATATTTCTGTGGGTCTGAAAACAACTTGACAGTGAGGGAAGCAGTGTGAGTGCTGCTCTGGGAGGAAGCCAAGAGAGAGACAGAGTGAGCTTCTTTTAGGCATAGAACTGACTGCAAAACAGACTTGGGTTTTTGAATAAAGAGCTGGCCTGCTGTTGTTTATTCTGTTTGAAGAGAGGATACTCTgtaattttcctttgcaaataaaCAGATTGGCACCAAAAGATACCTGAATTAAGATTGTTTCCATctctaccttttttctttttttcttttttcctttattttatggGAACAGCCTGGCAAGGCAGTTAACATTGgttcatttccagcagcaacagcagcttgTCTGAGAAGTTATCTTTGCAAATAGCACGTAATAGGGATTGCTGACTCTATCCTGCCTTCAGAAAAGGGGAAGATCAGAGATAAAATTGACTACTAGAAGAAGGGATACATACACAGATGTAATCTAAGTATATTCACataaaaatgttggaaaagatATGGTTTCTTGAAGGCATGGCCACTTGTAGGTGATGTGGTAGCTTGTCTTCTTTGCTGGTATGTCTAAGTGTATGTACATATCACACAAACCTGTTCTCTCTGggattaaataaaaagatcaaATAAAACTTTGTCATTTTCTCCTGCTAATGATATGAGTTTTTCTCCAGTTCTAGTCATGCAGCTTGACTGAAGAAAGTGTTGTATAGGGTGTATGAAGATTTTTGGATAACTGCCTGTATTACTAGGAGAGCCCCCGTGTGGATAGAGTGCCTTGCGTCACACAGGCTGAGGCTGGTAGgacaattattttctgcttaaacAGGGTCAGGCTCCCGTCTCACTGGTAACACTACAAATTTATGTTATTAGTGGAGCTACACAGCTTTGAAATGGGCAACATGAAACATCCAAGCCATGACCGTAAATCGTAGTTCTTTCCCCATCTGAGCAATAAGCTATTTCTCATGGTAATcttgccttatttatttatttatttatttatttttaatagcttatATATTCATTGCAAATTAACATGTTTcacatcatggaaaaaaatgaaagaagaagacAGCAGCATGGAATCACGTAGAACAGACAAGCTAAGATCCCTTTTACACATTATCAGtgtgtttctgtttaaattgcGTTTGCTATTAGCTACCACAGTGCTAAGTGCTTTAGATAATGTACttttcaaggaaattaaaaaaaaaaaaatccacaacaaaGTAGTGAGTGTGTAGGTAGCTTCCATTAGCAATAATGGGTGTTCGGGCACACTGGCAACTTACAAAATGTTCAGTTTAAAACCTGTTTATCAGATAATGGTTGCAGACCCAGAGTGGGAGCATGGGAGCACTAAATTAACACATCTTTTCAGTCCCATACTCTTTGCATGGAACCAATTTATTAATTCTTCTCAGTTTTAACTccaaaatatgtattattattattttttaatttcaagatttttaGATTATGAATAATCTCTAAAAATTCATATAgtattgggaaaaaaacaaaacaaaaaaaatcacttttgctgtttgatttttcCAGCTAAGAGAGTATccaccattatttttattctttcagtgtCATTTAAGGACAGTTTTTATACATGTGAGACTGAAAGCCcataaaaaatgctgaaagtacTTTTGGTTATTTTAAGGTTAAGACCTACTCTTTTGTGTAATATGTACTACAGAGTGAGTCTTTTGCACAGGATTTGTGAAGTGGACACGCGTCAAAAAATCCACCAGATATAGACTGTCTTGGGAACTTATGCTGTTGAATAATTCACAGTAGCCTGAGGCTGAGTATTCATGAATTGGTTCAGCTTAAGTGGATGTCTcaaaaagcatttatatttgGGTATTTGAACAACATTTTATATAAGAATGATACTTCTTTCTGACCCCTGAAGGGATACTTCTTTCAAGCCAAGGCCTGTTGAGTCTGCCATCTAGTGAGACAGAGGGAAAACACACTGAATCAAATAACTAGGCAATTACATTGCCTTGCCAATTGGTGGTGtaatttcaaaagttttcaTATATCAAGACAGTTTGTGTGGATTCCTCTTCCTGCATTTAAATTTAGGAATAGATTCTGGATTATTACTGACGAAAAGTCTATTTTTTAGACCAGGACTCTAGAtttttcttggttgtttttgaagaagaagaggaaaagaaaaagaaacaaaatttattttctagaatTGTGGTGTACATGACTTTACTAGAAGGCACATGTATTCAGCATATCTGAAATCATCCCTGGCAGTAATTCTGTCACTGCCTGCATGGGATCTCATCTGTGGGTTCTCCAGGTCAGATTTAGATAGTAATAGAGTTATTAGTTTTGATAGATAGCTGAACTGCACTAACAATTAAATAGTTAAGGTGGATACAAACTTTTCAACTTGCATTTGGTGGATAATAAACCTAATAATTCTGTATAGATTTGAACAGTTTGCCTGTGATACTTGCCAAATTCTTTCACTAAAAAGGTAGTAAACAGGAAGTGGAGTAGGGAAAATATCAAagatttgtttaaagaaaatagcatgAGATGGATTGATCccagaaatatgtttaaatggaattgGTAAAAATAGTAAGAGTTCAATTTAAAATTCCTTAGCAATTAAAAATCTAtattataaaaattaatgaaaattggATCAAGAGAACAGCTCAGGATCTTAAAGAAGAAGGATGTTAATAATTTCTTTGGTAGATTTTGAAATAGAAACTTTGAATTTCCATCTATTCCATATTCCTTCATGTTATTCTGACTTGTCAGAATTTTTGTaaccagcttttattttaaacaaagcatAACTTATATAGTCTTATAAAAAGCAAAGGGATATTCTGAATCTTGTTTATAATACAACTAAAACCACAAACAGTGAGATTTTTATGTGCAGGCCTTGTCAATGCACAAATCCATTTTCATACTGCATCACACACTATATAGTGGACCAAATAATTACCTTAAAGTCAGAGCTAATGGTGGCAATATGATCCAAAGCATTGATTGTCTTGCAGATATGCATGATGGGATCCTGAAACTCTACAACACAGTGATAGAATCTGGTCTGTATGCTTATTATTTCTATATCAGAATTGTGCAGAGATCAAAAAGGATACacagtttgatttttgtcaCTTTGCTTCCACTGGACTCCTTAATTGCAGCAGCTGTTACTTGTCTCCACTGTTGTGAAGGCCATCGAACAATTTCCAGGATATCCCATTGTTCTCACaactttctgaaacatttcCCTTTGGAGCTGAGGTGTTTCATGTTTTGTCTCTGTACCAAGAGCAAAGTACCTGCAGTTTGTTTGAAGTCTTGGGAAAATTAGAAGaaacacattattttctttataaattgtctttccttttaaagtagGCCAGGGAAGCTACACTATTAAGAGATGCTGAGAAGCTGGTACTGGTTTCTATAGTGTAAATAATTTGTTAACATGATTCTGTACAGATACTAAATGTaacataaattttaaagcatgtttcagAGTACAATTCACTAATCTGTCaactattatatatatatatatatatttgtttgtttgtttgtttgtttgaaaatgcattACTATCTTCTAAGAGAAAATGACCAAAACACAAGATGAACTGGAGCTCTTATGAACATGGACATATCTGCTGAAAGCTGGCACTTTGTACCAAAAGCCCTGAGATTACTGAAGTCTATTTTATTCCTGAGTCTTGGTGTAGTATAACTCCCAGCTAtacctaaaatatatttttgcattctgGCTAAAAGTAGTTATTGGATCCGTCTAccaatttattttgatgttttacCTTAGGTGACCTTAATATCACGTTTCCATGTGTGAAAGATTAGTATAATAATTTAATGCTCGAATTGGATATTTACAGTTGATTGTGTTAAACCTAATTTCCAACTGTTCCAAGGTGTAAATAAGAACTGAAAGGAcactgagaaaaggaaggaaatcaagtcttccctcttttccaaaCCAAGTACTGAAAAAGTCTTCTCAGCTTGCTCATCATCATGTTAACTCATGGCTCATGTACTCTTTGATCAGCCACATCACTAGATTGTATGGCTATTCCTGGCTATATAGTTTGTAGACAGGGTAACCTGGACAAGAGAGATCAAAGAGCAATCTGCTTAGAATTCAGCTCTGATCTCATATGAAGTATGAGTGCAACCAACTGGATCcatagtttctttttcttcttttttatttttattttattttattttattttatttattttattttattttattttattttattattttattttattttattttattttattttattttatcattttatttattttattatcttttttttacaATCAAGTAATGATGGAAGTTAGATAATACATTACATTTTACATCAATTACAGTTTTATTAATTAGCATAACAACAAAATATAGAGTGCATTGGTCAAAACTACCTGCACTTAAGATAAATCAATAGCATTAGTAAAGTCAGTTCAGGACACCAAAATGTaagtttttcaattttttattttctgtgatgagAGGAATcttgaataatttattattaaaaaaataattacaaaataaaggaaaaaatgtattattaaaagaataattacaaaataaaggaaaaaaaaatcctacatttCTTCCAATCAATTAACAAATACTTCACGGTAAAGAAAAACCCCACAGTCAGAATGGTATTTATCttaaaaactcaaaaaaaaaccacaaaaaacagTTATCCAGCATATTAGTCCAATATGAAATCTGGAGAAATTAGGAAGTAGTGATTAGGCATTATTTGTCCTATATGATCCATTCTCCTCTCCTACAagtgttctttaaaacaaacaagcaaacaaataaacaagtcATCTTGTCAGCAGTCATCTCAGGAAACTGAAGGACTAAAAACAGTATTATTGAGATATATGAAGTTATTGTTAACTAGACAAGTTAAAATagttctctcttttaaaaaagacaattgaatattttcagttccAACTTTCATACTAATCCAAATCCTCAGCTGATGTAAATTAGTACTTTGCCATTGATTTCAGGGAATTAAACAGCTGGGCCATTTTGTATATGGAGATATACTGCTCTTTAGCAGTACAGTAGTATTTCCCTTTGTAATACTTTAATTTGATGGCTGAACTCTTAGGTATATCATCAGCATATCAGTAACCTgagttttcaaaaattataaAGATATTGAtgctgaaagtgtttttttctttcagttgaaTATGTTATCTACTACTCTGCTACTCTGATGCATGTAATATTTTGCATCTGTATAAAGCAGTATATCCCAACATACTCCATAGAAAAAGGCAGTGAGATGTTTGAAATTCAAAGTGTCATTTTCAGAATGATGTTAGTGGATTTTATTgtgactttttcttctgagattcATTGGACACCACAATAAAttaactcagaaaaataaataatctatgGTAAATTCATGTCATTCAGAAAGTAAAACATAAATACCTAGAAAATCTGGTTTTATAACTCCCTCAAATTCTTATAACACTTAGATGATGAGGAGATATCCACTTACTCACTTTTAGTTACAGGTATATGTAGTCAGATGTACTGATTCCATAGCAATAATTGTGATTATCTTATTTTATACTAAATTCAAAAACATCAAAGTCAGATGGGAGTTCCAGTGACCTACATTCTATATGCATAtacaaaggagaaattaataGTTGTAGGTAGATTTTAGATTAGTAATTATATTTATCAATGtcatatttaaattaatcttaGAGTTGATTTAACAACTGTTAATAACAGAGGAAaggtttcatttatttgcttgtctGTCAACCCATTGTCATTAGCATTGTTGTTTACACACAGCTAACaaagggttttaaaaataatttagcatcACAgctataaacacagaaaaatgttcatCTCTTTGCATTCTCTGCATAAAAGAAGGACAATATCAAAAGCATAGTCTGTATGTAATGGACTTGCATGGACAGAATGTGTCTATAAATGAAGTTAATTGTGCAGTATTCATTCTTGCTCATCATAGTGTTCCATGGCATTTCAGAGCCCTGTATGGTGAATGTGAAAGCTGTTGATTTTATATGATGCTTCAGAATGCCAGGttgtaaacaaaaaatataaaaggccTAACATGGTCCCAAAGTGAATGCATAGCTACATTCATTGCTTTGGATTTGTTGATTCACATAAAGTGATTTCAGTTGTATTCTCATGACCACAGCTTATGATGATAAAAGGACTCCCTGAATAATCTCAGTCCTTGCATTCAttctggagatatttttttgtcctttgagAACTGAAGATAGTATGTGCAGTACTTACTATAATACGTACTAAATAAATGGCTCAAATAACAATTGTTCTGAGTTCATTCTGTATCTCTGTCACAGAATGGCTTTAATTTTCTCCTCAGTTTGTGGGACCTGGGCAGTACAGTACCCCATACAGCCTCTATTTTAATGTGTGAATGTTAGAAATATACACTCGCTACTGCATTTTAGGAGTCCATTTCTGAGCTAATCATACAGTATGCACTTCTAGGATGCCATTTATATGATATTGCAGTACAAATTTTAGATAAAGCAGTCAAATTCTGCCTCTAAGTCCTACTTTCTCTTGACTGCAAAGTGGCCTTAATTCTTACTataatccccccccccccccccactttttttttttctcttttttctcttgcccCTCGGTGAAAGAAGTAAAGGGCCACAAATTATATTCTTTCTCAGACTTTGTTTCACTAAAACTAGGTAAGCCTGCTCTTTGGGTTTCTTTCCTCATCTTCCTAAGCCCACAGGATCTCCTCTGTATCtatttgaagtttttctttttcttctttctttaatagGTTTATCAGAATTATGTGCGGTATCCCACTTTCTCAGTAGGACAGCAGAACTAATATTTCTGTAGCTGAGAAGGATTATATTTGCTTTGTCTATACTACATTGGCAACTCAGAGCTTCCAGGGAaacataattgtttttcttcttgtcagtTTAGGTAGGATGCTAAATTTTCAGGTCACAATATCATTTGTCTTGTATTGGTCTCTAAATGTTTAATCTAACATTTCTGATGTATACCTTCTTATTTTACTAGTCCAGCCCTCAGTATTGATACATTCAGTACTGAACATCTCCAGTCTTCATTTAAGATTCAGATTCTACCTATAGATACTGACTTTTTGTGTAGGTCTATtataatcaaaatattaaataaaatcaatttcagCATTGATCTGGAAAATCTACTGGTCACCCTTTTTCAACCTGGCTGGAGAAACATCCTTTTCCATGTAACCTGTTGCCACCTCTGCTTTACCCAGTTCCTTAGTTAATTTATGGATTTATTTACTAAGCTCATCTCATTTGCTAATTCATTTACTAATGTCAGCCTCTTCAGTTAAATGAACAACTTGTCATTTTGGCATCACATCAAAGGTTTTCCTAGATTTTAGCTAGATGAGgtctttttcatctctttcatccAGTCCTCTCTTTGAGCCTGTCACAGTCTTCTCATTTGGCAGCTGATTCTcattactgtggaaaaaaaatgttggagtTAAGTGTAGAAACAGCCATTTCCTCATCTCTTCTTCTGTGAATTGCTCCTTACGCTGGTTTCATTTTGGTGGTTGTTGGAGGGGAAGGAATAAACATATCTGAATGAAAGCTTAGTTATTCAATGCACTGAACTATTTAACTATTTTACTCGTTACTTTTCAGGAGCTGTTTAGCACAGTGATAATGATCCGCAGTATTATGAATAAGTCTAAAAGTATGtaaaatagtttgttttataGCTAAGTTGACCCACAGTATAATTCTATAAAACTGCTCCACTGACATTACAGAAGTGTATATAACCCagactttctgaaaatatatccCATTTTTAATCCCAAACTGCAAGAATTAGGGAAGATGACTTTTTGATGACAAGCAGCTGCACTGGCAGGATCTATGTTGTTTACTAATAGAGCAATTGGAGTAACGATTGGATTTTTGGGAATTCATCTCAGGAGAAAGATGTGATTTATAGGAGAAGGACCAATAACGTCCTTAGAGATGAGAAAgttgtgaaatgaaaaaaaattataacatCTTTAGGAGGACAATGAGTAGATTCTGCTcagacttttcattttcatccagAGACATGCTTTTTTATGATCTCTCAACCAGTTTGTGCACAAGAAGAGGCTCAGAActtccatttctcttcattCCACCAAAGTTGCTGCCTGCCAAACCATACACTGACATTAAACTAATGCAAATAATGCGGCACTGATTGGTAGGGAAATACTCATAATCTATGGCACATCCTCTTAGTGGTAAAAACAATCTAGCTGGAACTCTGTTTTGCTGGAGTAAGGCATTTCAAGTTTTAAGATCCAGATCTGTTAAAACTAATGTTTAACTACCTATAAAATCaatggagaaaagcagatgTTATTGAAAGACTCCTGAGATATATTTGTTTAGCATTCTAACCTCAAGTGCAGACATGAATAAAGTAATtctaggagaaaaagaatatgaTTTATGAACTGTTAAGACAGATTTCTTATCATATAAGTGCTGGAACATTTGTGCCTtaaatttattctaaaataaaaaacccttATGACTGAGATAATTTTATAACTTTTGAGATGGGCCAGGTCTTGACCCTGCAAAATGAATAGTATTtgtctgtaattttatttcttttcacagaccataagaaaaaaataatctttctgtaTAAACTGCTGGTGGGAAAGACAGATATTGAAGGAAGCCAAGCATATAAAAAGTATTAagataaataaattcatatGCCTATTAAATTGCAAATTTTAAATCTATATTATTGTTCTTTTATCTAGATATTCCTGTgtggaagaaaggcaaaacaaaacaatacaaacaaaacaaaaaataagacaaaaaacatttctagtaAATGCACTGTTTAACACTTCACTGAATATCTGCACTGAAGCAGAGTCTAGGAAAAATCTACATAGGCCTTAAATAGGTCAGGGAGCTGGAACACTGCATGTGtttgaatgaaatgttttttaatctctccaACGGACATTAGATGGCAGCATTAATCAAGATATTTAAGGTTGCATTACATTACAGTGTTTCGCTAAGGGAAAAAGACCCTCAGAAAAATCTcgtgaaaaaaatatttataggttttgttttcccattttgaaggaaaattcagattaaatatttactgcaaaGGTATGGAGGTTCCAGGGCTCACGACTTCATAAAATAACGTCTGTTTGTGTAagttaaaaagggaaaaagggacaAAGTTGTGATATAGAATGTGGAGGGAATAAAGGatatacaaattttaaaatgaggagTAAAGTCAGAGACATCACAGGGGATGCcagaaaatacaagcaaacaaacaaacaaataaaacagtggaaaacaaataaaacagtggACTGGTGGAAAAACATGAGAGATGATAGGGTTTTGAGTAAATAACCTACCTATAcacagatttctctttttaGGTATCTGAATTATTGATGTATTAATCACTTAACTAACACACCTTCTGTGACTTACTACTTAAAAACCTCCACAGctttattagtttttttaaaaataaaacttcatatCATTCTATAAATGACAATGATGTAAACATAAGCCATGCAGTGGTTGCCCAATGCCTGTTTTTTCAAACGGCATCattagaatttcttttcttcactcaAGAGATGCTGATGCCTGACAGCAAAAAGACACCCAACTGAGTCACTcctaaatatttgcagaacttGCTTCAGGATCTGCTTTTACCTTGAGACCCACATGACTGGGTGCCTGTCACAGAACTATTGGTTAAAATTCAATTCCTGTTAAGACACTAGAACACCTTGCTAAGATGTCAACCTCTGAGCAACTGAAGCCTAATAAAGTGATCAAAACTCCATGATATTTAAACCATAAGCCAGTGTATCTTCTTTGTTTGTGTCTGTAACCTGCTTATTCAATAGGGgtcaaaaagaaatgaacttcATATTGCACTTCAATATGAAGAAAGGCTCTTCATATTGCTTCTTCTCAACAAAGAAATGAGTCATAGCGAATCAAAATATCACTATGCTGATGATGTCACCACAAAGTAGGTGCACAAATGTGGTTGTAAGACGTAGACAAAGAATAGTGTTTGGTCACTTTTGGTTAAAGTGGAAGTGAGTTTTAGGTGAGGTCACAAGCAACTGTGTCCTAGGCCCCAGTTCTGATCAGCACTTCTGCTGGGGTCTGGAGCACCCCATTATACCCAGAAAGGGATTTGGTGGCCTGCATACAAGGCAAGCTTTGATAAAACATGGGTCTAGAGCTGTTACCCAGACTGCTGGAGAAGAGCGGTAGAAGAAAGAGGCGGGAGAAGCTGGGCGTGTTCCCTCTTCTAGCCCTTGGGAGTTG
This genomic window from Cygnus olor isolate bCygOlo1 chromosome 1, bCygOlo1.pri.v2, whole genome shotgun sequence contains:
- the LOC121060794 gene encoding feather beta keratin-like yields the protein MSCYDLCRPCGPTPLANSCNEPCVRQCQDSRVVIEPSPVVVTLPGPILSSFPQNTTVGSTTSAAVGSILSAEGVPISSGGFGLSGFGGRYYGRRCLPC